The following proteins are co-located in the Bordetella bronchialis genome:
- a CDS encoding NEL-type E3 ubiquitin ligase domain-containing protein produces the protein MATQVGRTGLARRPMADEATNTDMAGDAGAAAVEVGGAIASALARVGGSAGGTKPPASDLQLADAWKLLPLWLTHGPRLPGPGDIAEPDAIARDGRRRMAYRAGVLAARELGLDTRRHGTDELLALGQETIADHVMAGSASQVLVALARLEGRIDDAAWASRDPDRIAGQVDAFLRTEFKDEIDLYEALDGLVAEPPPSGRRELADALLRAQDIDPDALLDTGYRAAIGDVSASSPPLVLDRKAGEVYFQVDKLDAPILRRMKTRAGGTPDDAHIARVLAALPASLDAEFGRRFDGHRERMSTLLAQWLAVRLGMHARQAAIDLSATTVTVSRASLRRLARAATSLIGRGTVYRDVGDKLPSRGFLVSMAGKHRCFIAGDTGALHVVPPQTSLAAWLERERRLVFGDAAADARPGGADGQGDFVVDVENVASGPWDGMREWLSRAFGAEIERGREGLRGHTYAEGAVDTLLDLIPFRAMVVALRKGDVPSAIVMGGLDVLSLVPLVGAGVRLGGAVARAAAPWLGMGLRLGGRLAARTAGGLRQLGAGIPLLRGQVRAALATSAVHGWGRLRPLDLARVAQALRASAPRLAGILDGIAARARGTFVADGVWRLERGIGAATGSGMSGMNRMKGAGAMGRGASAAADAADAIGPAPRVMARNPQGGRLALLPYGEGRAAYTQVDNAGRRVGALLVADSGGWLHRTLPLATLERYRVATPAVLRALDGRRPGADGTVALDGRHYARLGPDYVEVRRDLAASTGARRIWRAAAPPDVVPDMVAYRLVYDPLQGLWRHTPAPGLAGGYRPAGGRAVPVASLPDVRITPDAARLARFRDALTANMRGATPVQVQAVRALVDLIASNPRGKAILNAMTAHYELLGQVPEIVLRESGHAAHPRPSLVHPVSGTAWNLDLDMLGRGTTGDAVQEFAAVYNNMTGVLQERDPFEALAIQPGPPLDPRLEQAWAAWISQGSVGVSRAAATQRRRAPGIIARQAAVSHLRTQLREMRCYGGLDRASLQSLLRHPGSRTAMKIDLSGRALDSVPPLPRDTRVLLVSNNPIQDWSHLPDGLTVLHAERTRMRRLPANLPASLVYLNVSNNMLRGTAMVLPPRLERLEMARNGLTRLPALPATLKELIVSENFLAALSPGLPGGLEMLNVNGNVLTGLPEHLPGALKVLLARGNRLAGLPHALSEGLEEADLSFNSLETLPALPGSLRILDARSNRLGRLPEDLPAALQVLVVSNNRLSRLPDNLPGQLVFLGLQDNAITELPPFIAALTRCWIFLDGNPLRAGAIPAIPAGVPGPRFSYGAFPHGAPSGELTLDQAVRPWLTRAFQDAQARWDAIALVPAMRGRAAEFIRFLARLRNTVSARDPGFRAQVQAWLADLSRPERRPLLEETLALCAGATETCDDRITLAWNDLQALHRNDDIRLGLYDDRVAEVVDIARQMFRIHVLTEIARRKERVLLALARTHGGRSVDSLEVYLSHMVHLRDALQLTFVAPRMQFHDALAVDEEHLAEAREIVRSREREEFDKFLVLDYAPWQTLLKRKNPQAYAQAQAAADEAVRDRFDEELGKELDRLQLPADPAVLDDARKDLGPGIVRALRYAAMEPLTRALLQAATPVPVTSD, from the coding sequence GTGGCTACGCAAGTCGGGCGCACCGGTCTCGCCCGCCGACCGATGGCGGACGAGGCCACCAACACGGATATGGCCGGCGACGCCGGCGCTGCCGCGGTGGAGGTGGGCGGCGCGATCGCCAGCGCGCTGGCCCGGGTGGGCGGGTCCGCCGGCGGTACGAAGCCCCCCGCTTCGGACCTGCAACTGGCCGACGCCTGGAAGCTGCTGCCGCTGTGGCTGACCCACGGCCCCCGGCTGCCAGGACCGGGCGACATCGCCGAGCCGGATGCCATCGCCCGGGACGGCAGGCGCCGCATGGCCTACCGGGCGGGTGTGCTGGCCGCGCGCGAGCTGGGGCTGGATACGCGCCGGCACGGCACGGATGAACTGCTGGCCCTGGGGCAGGAGACCATCGCCGACCATGTCATGGCTGGCAGCGCCAGCCAGGTGCTGGTGGCCCTGGCCCGCCTGGAGGGCAGGATAGACGACGCGGCCTGGGCGTCGCGCGATCCGGACAGGATCGCCGGGCAGGTCGACGCCTTCCTGCGAACGGAGTTCAAGGACGAGATCGACCTGTACGAGGCCCTGGACGGGCTGGTCGCGGAACCGCCGCCATCGGGACGGAGGGAACTGGCCGACGCCTTGTTGCGGGCCCAGGATATCGACCCGGATGCCTTGCTGGACACCGGCTATCGCGCGGCCATCGGCGATGTCTCCGCCTCTTCGCCGCCGCTGGTGCTGGATCGGAAAGCGGGGGAGGTCTATTTCCAGGTGGACAAGCTGGACGCCCCCATCCTGCGCAGGATGAAAACGCGCGCGGGCGGCACGCCCGACGACGCCCATATCGCGCGGGTGCTCGCGGCCTTGCCGGCGTCCCTGGATGCGGAGTTCGGTCGCCGCTTCGACGGCCACCGCGAGCGGATGTCCACGCTGCTGGCGCAATGGCTCGCCGTGCGCCTGGGCATGCACGCCCGCCAGGCTGCCATCGATCTCTCGGCGACGACGGTGACCGTATCGCGAGCCAGCCTGCGGCGCCTGGCGCGCGCGGCGACCTCCCTCATCGGCCGCGGCACGGTGTATCGCGATGTGGGCGACAAGCTGCCGTCGCGGGGATTCCTGGTCTCCATGGCGGGAAAGCATCGTTGTTTCATCGCCGGCGATACCGGCGCCCTCCATGTCGTGCCGCCGCAGACGTCCCTGGCCGCGTGGCTGGAGCGCGAGCGCCGGCTGGTATTCGGCGATGCCGCGGCGGATGCGCGGCCCGGCGGCGCGGATGGACAGGGCGACTTCGTTGTCGACGTGGAAAACGTGGCATCCGGACCGTGGGACGGCATGCGGGAATGGCTGTCCCGCGCCTTCGGCGCGGAGATCGAGCGCGGGCGCGAGGGCCTGCGTGGCCACACGTACGCCGAGGGCGCGGTCGACACGCTGCTGGACCTGATTCCCTTCCGTGCGATGGTCGTGGCGCTACGCAAGGGCGACGTCCCGAGCGCGATCGTGATGGGCGGGCTGGACGTGCTGTCGCTGGTGCCGCTGGTGGGCGCCGGCGTCCGGCTGGGCGGGGCGGTCGCGCGGGCGGCCGCCCCCTGGCTGGGCATGGGCTTGCGCCTGGGCGGCAGGCTGGCCGCCAGGACGGCCGGCGGCTTGCGGCAATTGGGCGCGGGTATTCCGCTGTTGCGCGGGCAGGTCAGGGCGGCCCTGGCGACGTCGGCCGTGCATGGGTGGGGACGCCTGCGGCCCCTGGATCTTGCCCGCGTGGCGCAGGCCTTGCGGGCCTCCGCCCCGAGGCTTGCCGGCATCCTGGACGGAATCGCCGCGCGCGCCCGGGGAACGTTTGTCGCCGACGGGGTGTGGCGGCTGGAACGCGGCATCGGCGCCGCTACCGGGAGCGGCATGAGCGGCATGAACCGCATGAAAGGCGCGGGCGCCATGGGCCGCGGCGCCTCGGCCGCGGCCGACGCCGCCGATGCGATCGGGCCGGCGCCGCGCGTCATGGCGCGCAATCCCCAAGGCGGCAGGCTGGCCCTGCTTCCCTATGGCGAGGGGCGCGCCGCGTACACCCAGGTCGACAACGCGGGGCGGCGGGTAGGCGCCCTGCTGGTGGCGGACAGCGGCGGCTGGCTGCACCGGACACTGCCGCTCGCGACCTTGGAGCGGTACCGCGTCGCGACGCCGGCCGTGCTGCGCGCGCTGGACGGTCGGCGCCCGGGCGCGGATGGGACCGTGGCCCTGGATGGCAGGCATTACGCCCGGCTGGGCCCGGACTACGTGGAGGTGCGGCGCGACCTGGCCGCCTCCACCGGTGCGCGGCGGATATGGCGCGCCGCGGCGCCGCCGGATGTCGTGCCCGATATGGTGGCGTACCGGCTGGTTTACGACCCGCTCCAGGGCTTGTGGCGCCACACGCCGGCACCGGGTTTGGCGGGGGGCTATCGGCCGGCGGGCGGCAGGGCTGTTCCCGTGGCGTCCCTGCCCGATGTACGGATCACGCCCGATGCCGCGCGACTGGCGCGCTTCCGCGACGCCTTGACAGCGAACATGCGCGGCGCCACACCCGTGCAGGTGCAGGCAGTGCGCGCGCTGGTGGACTTGATAGCCAGCAATCCGCGCGGCAAGGCCATCCTGAACGCCATGACGGCGCATTACGAATTGCTGGGCCAGGTGCCGGAGATCGTCCTGCGGGAAAGCGGCCATGCGGCGCATCCCAGGCCCAGCCTGGTCCACCCGGTTTCCGGCACCGCGTGGAACCTGGACCTGGACATGCTGGGGCGCGGCACGACCGGGGACGCGGTGCAGGAATTCGCGGCGGTCTACAACAACATGACCGGCGTGCTCCAGGAAAGGGACCCCTTCGAAGCCCTGGCGATCCAGCCAGGACCGCCCCTGGACCCGCGCCTGGAACAAGCCTGGGCGGCCTGGATTTCGCAAGGGTCCGTGGGGGTATCGCGCGCGGCCGCGACGCAGCGGCGACGGGCCCCCGGGATCATTGCGCGCCAGGCCGCGGTGTCCCACCTGCGTACGCAGCTGCGGGAAATGCGCTGCTATGGCGGCCTGGATCGCGCGTCCCTGCAGTCGCTGTTGAGGCATCCGGGCAGCAGGACGGCCATGAAAATCGATCTTTCCGGACGCGCCCTGGACAGCGTGCCGCCGCTGCCGCGCGACACCAGGGTGTTGCTCGTCTCCAATAATCCTATCCAGGACTGGAGCCATCTTCCGGATGGCTTGACGGTGCTGCACGCCGAGCGGACGCGCATGCGGAGGCTGCCCGCGAACCTGCCCGCGAGCCTGGTGTATTTGAACGTGTCCAACAATATGCTGCGGGGCACGGCCATGGTCTTGCCGCCCCGCCTGGAGCGCCTGGAAATGGCCCGCAACGGGCTCACCCGGTTGCCCGCGCTGCCCGCCACGTTGAAGGAGCTGATCGTCAGCGAGAACTTCCTGGCGGCGCTGTCGCCCGGGCTGCCGGGCGGGCTGGAAATGCTGAACGTAAACGGCAACGTATTGACGGGGCTGCCGGAACACCTGCCCGGTGCGCTCAAAGTCCTGCTGGCGCGCGGCAACCGGCTCGCCGGCCTGCCCCATGCGCTGTCCGAGGGGCTGGAGGAAGCCGACCTGTCCTTCAACTCCCTGGAGACCTTGCCCGCTTTGCCCGGCAGCTTGCGTATCCTGGATGCGCGTTCCAACCGCTTGGGCCGACTGCCTGAGGATCTGCCCGCGGCGCTGCAGGTGCTGGTGGTGTCGAACAATCGCCTGTCGCGCCTGCCCGATAACCTGCCGGGCCAACTGGTGTTCCTGGGCCTGCAAGACAACGCGATAACGGAGCTGCCGCCCTTTATCGCCGCGTTGACGCGCTGCTGGATTTTCCTGGACGGCAACCCGCTGCGCGCCGGCGCCATCCCGGCCATTCCCGCCGGCGTGCCCGGTCCGCGGTTCTCATATGGCGCCTTTCCGCACGGTGCGCCATCGGGCGAGCTTACGCTGGACCAGGCGGTGCGGCCCTGGCTGACGCGGGCATTCCAGGATGCGCAGGCGCGATGGGACGCCATCGCGCTGGTCCCCGCGATGCGGGGCAGGGCAGCGGAGTTCATCCGCTTCCTGGCGCGCCTGCGCAATACCGTCAGCGCCCGCGACCCGGGTTTCCGTGCGCAGGTGCAAGCCTGGCTGGCGGACCTTTCCAGGCCGGAACGCCGGCCGCTGCTGGAAGAGACGCTGGCCCTGTGCGCGGGTGCAACGGAAACCTGCGACGACCGCATCACGCTGGCCTGGAACGACCTGCAGGCCCTGCATCGCAATGACGATATCCGCCTGGGACTGTACGACGACCGCGTCGCGGAGGTCGTCGATATTGCCCGGCAGATGTTCCGCATCCATGTATTGACGGAGATCGCGCGCCGCAAGGAACGCGTTCTGTTGGCCTTGGCGCGGACGCACGGTGGACGCAGCGTCGACTCGCTGGAGGTATACCTGTCCCACATGGTGCATCTGCGCGACGCACTGCAGCTGACCTTCGTCGCGCCAAGAATGCAGTTCCACGATGCCTTGGCGGTCGACGAGGAGCACCTTGCCGAGGCGCGCGAAATCGTGCGCTCGCGCGAGCGCGAGGAGTTCGACAAGTTCCTGGTGCTCGACTACGCGCCCTGGCAGACCCTGCTGAAGCGCAAGAACCCCCAGGCTTATGCGCAGGCGCAGGCCGCGGCGGACGAGGCCGTGCGGGACCGCTTCGACGAGGAGCTCGGAAAAGAGCTCGACCGCTTGCAGCTGCCCGCCGACCCCGCCGTGCTGGACGACGCCCGCAAGGACCTGGGCCCGGGAATCGTGCGCGCGCTTCGGTACGCCGCCATGGAGCCCTTGACGCGCGCCTTGCTGCAGGCGGCCACGCCCGTGCCGGTCACCTCGGACTAA
- a CDS encoding tryptophan--tRNA ligase → MNTRVLTGITTSGTPHLGNYAGAIRPAIQASEQPGVDAFFFLADYHALIKTTEDPARVARSRLEIAATWLAAGLDPERVTFYRQSDIPEIPELCWLLTCVTPKGLMNRAHAYKASVDQNTAKGVDPDDGISMGLFSYPVLMAADILMFNAHKVPVGRDQIQHLEMARDIAQRFNHLYGDEYFVLPDVVIAEDVATLPGLDGRKMSKSYNNTIPLFEGGAKALRSAVMRIVTDSRQPGEPKDAENSHLYTLYRAFAPAGESAAFRQALEQGMGWGDAKQALCDLLERDLAEMRERYVALMAAPARIEDILMAGAEKARKLAMPFMARLRDAVGLRRLGGSPGVASATGSKKAASRAARFVSFRDETGSFRFRLLAADGEELLCSIPYADPKQAGAAMRRLQTETPSLRAEGMAYLAALDDAPVAYGPPAADDAAREAALARTRETLQGLARAD, encoded by the coding sequence ATGAACACCCGCGTCCTTACCGGCATCACCACTTCCGGCACGCCCCACCTGGGCAATTACGCCGGCGCCATCCGCCCCGCCATCCAGGCCAGCGAACAGCCGGGCGTGGACGCATTTTTCTTCCTGGCGGACTACCACGCCTTGATCAAGACCACCGAGGATCCGGCGCGCGTCGCCCGGTCCCGGCTGGAAATCGCCGCGACCTGGCTGGCGGCCGGGCTGGACCCCGAGCGGGTCACCTTCTATCGGCAATCGGATATTCCGGAGATCCCCGAGCTCTGCTGGCTGCTGACCTGCGTCACGCCCAAGGGGCTGATGAACCGCGCGCATGCGTACAAGGCCTCGGTCGACCAGAACACCGCCAAGGGCGTGGACCCGGACGATGGCATCAGCATGGGCCTGTTCTCCTATCCGGTGCTGATGGCGGCGGACATCCTGATGTTCAACGCCCACAAGGTGCCCGTGGGCCGGGACCAGATCCAGCACCTGGAAATGGCGCGGGACATCGCCCAGCGCTTCAATCACCTGTACGGCGACGAATATTTCGTGCTGCCCGACGTGGTCATCGCGGAGGACGTCGCGACGCTGCCCGGCCTGGACGGGCGCAAGATGTCCAAGAGCTACAACAACACCATTCCCTTGTTCGAAGGCGGCGCCAAGGCCCTGCGTTCCGCCGTCATGCGCATCGTGACGGATTCGCGGCAGCCGGGCGAACCCAAGGACGCGGAAAATTCCCACCTGTACACCCTTTACCGCGCCTTTGCCCCGGCGGGGGAGTCGGCGGCGTTCCGCCAGGCACTGGAGCAGGGCATGGGCTGGGGCGACGCCAAGCAGGCCCTGTGCGACCTGCTGGAGCGCGACCTGGCCGAGATGCGCGAACGCTACGTGGCCTTGATGGCCGCGCCGGCCCGCATCGAGGACATCCTCATGGCGGGCGCGGAAAAAGCGCGCAAGCTGGCAATGCCCTTCATGGCCCGGCTGCGCGATGCGGTGGGCTTGCGCCGGCTGGGCGGCAGCCCTGGCGTGGCGTCCGCGACGGGCAGCAAAAAAGCCGCCTCGCGCGCCGCGCGTTTCGTCAGCTTCCGCGACGAGACGGGCAGCTTCCGTTTCCGCCTGCTGGCGGCCGACGGCGAAGAGCTCTTGTGCTCCATCCCCTATGCCGATCCCAAGCAGGCCGGCGCGGCGATGCGCCGCCTGCAGACCGAGACGCCATCGCTGCGGGCCGAAGGCATGGCCTACCTGGCCGCGCTGGACGATGCTCCCGTGGCCTACGGCCCCCCGGCCGCCGATGACGCGGCGCGGGAAGCGGCCCTGGCGCGCACGCGGGAAACCCTGCAGGGGCTGGCGCGCGCGGACTAG